One Trachemys scripta elegans isolate TJP31775 chromosome 4, CAS_Tse_1.0, whole genome shotgun sequence genomic region harbors:
- the LOC117877423 gene encoding galectin-related protein A-like — protein MTENDRGTNVERYVGEIKGGLKPAMKITIIGVICSNPKSFAVTLLCDPMDASKDIGLLLAVNFSEKSITRNAQIAGKWGREEKNIPYFPFTAGDTFKMELFCEHQQIRVLLDGRQLCYFTHRVRSLHLVTALQISGDIKLTKVA, from the exons ATGACAGAAAATGACAGGGGCACAAAT GTGGAGCGATATGTTGGTGAAATTAAAGGAGGACTGAAACCAGCCATGAAAATCACTATTATTGGGGTCATATGTTCCAACCCCAAGAG TTTTGCAGTGACTCTGCTCTGTGACCCCATGGATGCAAGCAAGGATATTGGGCTGTTACTTGCAGTCAACTTCAGTGAGAAATCCATCACCCGGAATGCACAGATTGCTGGGaaatggggaagagaggagaagaaCATTCCCTACTTCCCATTCACAGCAGGGGACACATTTAAG ATGGAGCTCTTCTGTGAGCACCAGCAGATCCGTGTCCTGCTCGATGGACGGCAGCTCTGTTATTTCACTCACCGTGTTCGGTCCCTGCACTTGGTAACAGCTTTACAAATCTCAGGGGACATCAAGCTTACCAAGGTGGCTTGA